The following are encoded together in the Lathyrus oleraceus cultivar Zhongwan6 chromosome 3, CAAS_Psat_ZW6_1.0, whole genome shotgun sequence genome:
- the LOC127126375 gene encoding uncharacterized protein LOC127126375, which produces MEAVPELKRKTCTYSFHREPLTSLIELSNFVTGGNQKVFADQYGDLLTLLKMVVDPVPLQTLLQFYDPELRCFTFQDYQLAPTLEEYSILMNVPIRYQVPFLDVPKEVDFRVIARALHLSIKEVSDNWKSSGDVVGLPLKYLVRMAKEEAKKGNWEAFHAQLAIMIYGVVLFPSMPNLVDLAAITIFLGGNPVPTLLADTYYAIHSRHGKGGAIRCCLPLLLRWFLSLLPTSGPFVDAQSTHKWTQRIMSLTSYDIRWQSCRMDVRNVIMSCGAFRNVPLVGTKGCINYNPVLSLRQLGFVMNGRPLDAEIAESVYFEKRSDPTRLEQVGRAWKTIGVKDGVVLGKKFAVVMPDYIDWVRNRVETLLLPYDRMEPLQEQPPLILAENVPAEQYKQALMENRWLKEKEQDTQMELYKAKADKLNLAHQLKGMQGEDASKLKSKKRSYEEIETLLNEEHHECLRLEKA; this is translated from the coding sequence atggaagccgttccagagttgaagaggaagacttgcacctacagttttcaccgtgagccattgacgtctttgatagagttgagcaactttgtgaccggcggtaatcagaaggtgtttgctgatcagtatggggatttgttgacactattgaagatggtggtagatccagtaccgttgcagactcttctacagttctatgacccagagctccgttgtttcaccttccaggattatcagttagcacccactcttgaggagtactccattctgatgaatgtcccgatcagatatcaggttcccttcttagatgtgccaaaggaggttgatttcagagtcattgccagagctcttcatttgagtatcaaagaagtgagtgacaattggaagtcgagtggtgatgttgtgggtttacctttgaagtacctggtgaggatggctaaagaagaagcaaagaagggaaattgggaagcttttcatgcccagttagctatcatgatctatggagttgtgttgttcccgagtatgcctaaccttgtggatcttgctgctatcactattttccttggaggaaacccggttcctactttgttagctgacacttactatgctatacatagcaggcatggtaagggtggagctatcagatgctgtctccctttattgctcagatggttcttgtccttgttgccaaccagtggaccttttgtggatgctcagagcactcataagtggactcagaggattatgtctcttacctcctatgatatcaggtggcaatcttgccggatggatgtgcgtaatgtcatcatgagttgtggagcgtttcgtaatgtgccactcgtagggactaagggttgcatcaattacaacccggttctttctcttcgccagttggggtttgtgatgaatggaagaccactagatgctgagatagctgaaagtgtgtattttgagaagcggagtgaccctactagattggagcaagtaggaagagcttggaagaccattggtgtcaaggatggagttgtgttagggaagaagtttgcagttgttatgcctgattacattgattgggtcaggaatagagttgagactttgttgttaccctatgataggatggagccattgcaagagcaaccacctttgatccttgctgagaatgtgcctgctgagcagtacaagcaagccttgatggagaatcgttggttgaaagagaaggaacaagatacccagatggagctttacaaagccaaagctgataagttgaacttggctcatcaactcaaaggcatgcagggtgaagatgctagcaaattgaagagcaagaagaggtcctatgaggagatagagacattgttgaatgaagaacaccatgaGTGCTTGAGGTTGGAGAAAGCTTAA